In Boudabousia tangfeifanii, the DNA window GGGCGGCGACCGGTAGCCGCAAGCACATAGTCTGCGGTGAAGGTTTCGGCCTGACCGTCGTTCTCGTAGTGAACGGTGATCTGGTCGTCGTCTTCGGTAACTTCGGTGATCTTGACGCCGGCAAAAGCCTTAACGCCAGAGCTCTGGAGTACCTCGACGGCGGCCTCGGCCACGTCATCATCGCTACGTCCGAAAAGCTTCGGAGCGGCTTCGAGCAGGAGTACCTCGGTGCCGAAAGTAGCGAAGAGGCTAGCGAACTCAGCACCGATGGGGCCACCACCGATTACTGCCAGCTTGGCTGGACGAGTTTCGAGCATCTGAGCTTCGGTGGAAGTGATTACGCGCTTGGCTTCCTTCAAACCTGGGATCGGCACTAGGGAGGAGACAGCCCCGGTGTTGATCACAATGTTTTCGGCGGAAAGTTCGAGGGTCTCGTTACCAGCAGAAACCTCAACGGTCTTAGGACCGGTGAACTTTGCCAAACCAGTAATCACAGTTACCTGTGGGTTGCTTTCTAGCATGTTGAGGTTGGCGGCACGCATCTTGTCAGTTAGCTTGCCACGGAAAGTGGTGGCGGCAGCGAACTGCTTGGCACCATCGACCTCGGCAGAAAGGTTGTCTGAAGCAGCGGCGAAGGTTTCAGCGCGGTGAACCAAAGCCTTGGTAGGAACACAACCAATGTTGATGCAGGTGCCACCGTACATCTGGTCGGAACGTTCTACCATTGCGACTTTGTGTCCAGCGTTAGCGTAAGCCCCAGCGAGGGTCTTACCAGCTTTACCGAAGCCAATAACGATCAGATCAAACTT includes these proteins:
- a CDS encoding FAD-dependent oxidoreductase, translating into MEKFDLIVIGFGKAGKTLAGAYANAGHKVAMVERSDQMYGGTCINIGCVPTKALVHRAETFAAASDNLSAEVDGAKQFAAATTFRGKLTDKMRAANLNMLESNPQVTVITGLAKFTGPKTVEVSAGNETLELSAENIVINTGAVSSLVPIPGLKEAKRVITSTEAQMLETRPAKLAVIGGGPIGAEFASLFATFGTEVLLLEAAPKLFGRSDDDVAEAAVEVLQSSGVKAFAGVKITEVTEDDDQITVHYENDGQAETFTADYVLAATGRRPAIDDLNLEAAGIETTERGAVKVDDHLRTNVDGVWAVGDVNGGPQFTYISLDDFRIVLDQLTGEGQRSTADRKAVPNTIYLSVPLASVGMTEKEAREAGKNIKVGTKPTAAVATMPWAKIVQQPVGLLKFVIDADSDQILGAQLLMPNSHEVINLVALAMRYEITATQLAAEIYTHPSATEGIAEVISAAK